In one Roseinatronobacter monicus genomic region, the following are encoded:
- a CDS encoding Tm-1-like ATP-binding domain-containing protein codes for MARVLLIGTKETKGAELAALTKALQAHGLTVALIDISLGAGGVVLPSADKLALMSQRTAEVAVKARALAPESIAALGIGGGTGGEIALDVLCGLPSDLPRMLITTLAFDPRARLADSAITLVPTLCDIEGMNPTLARVFAQSAAMIAGVQNIRPVAPSDRPAIAVSTLGATGPAGIAIARTLAGYGLESTMFHSNGYGGAAFARFVREGNASGVIDMNLHELGRMNLAGVCVPMADRFTVAGGLPRVVLPGALNFLGLGAIETIDATYLARPHYRHSGYFTHVKLTQPEMEHQALALANALNQATGPTCVLVPMGGFSHEDRPGGAIEDLALREITADTLQSNGRAFDVERLPYHINAPETARSAVDALLQRMPDV; via the coding sequence ATGGCGCGTGTCCTGCTGATCGGCACGAAGGAGACAAAGGGCGCAGAACTTGCCGCCCTGACCAAAGCCTTGCAAGCGCATGGGCTGACGGTTGCATTGATCGATATCTCGCTCGGAGCAGGCGGTGTGGTGCTTCCAAGCGCTGATAAGCTGGCACTGATGTCGCAGCGCACCGCCGAGGTCGCAGTGAAGGCGCGCGCCCTCGCACCCGAAAGCATTGCCGCCTTGGGGATCGGTGGCGGCACAGGTGGTGAAATTGCGCTGGATGTCTTGTGTGGCTTGCCGTCAGATCTGCCACGCATGCTGATCACAACACTTGCCTTTGATCCTCGTGCCCGTTTGGCTGACAGTGCGATCACGCTGGTTCCGACCTTATGCGATATCGAGGGTATGAACCCAACACTCGCCCGGGTCTTTGCGCAGTCCGCCGCAATGATCGCAGGGGTTCAGAATATCCGCCCAGTGGCCCCCAGTGACCGCCCCGCGATTGCTGTCTCCACACTGGGGGCAACCGGCCCCGCTGGAATTGCCATCGCACGGACGCTGGCCGGGTATGGGCTGGAATCAACCATGTTTCATTCCAACGGCTATGGCGGTGCAGCCTTCGCTCGGTTTGTCCGCGAAGGCAACGCTTCCGGCGTGATCGACATGAACCTGCATGAACTTGGCCGCATGAACCTTGCAGGGGTCTGTGTGCCCATGGCTGACAGGTTTACCGTGGCAGGTGGTCTGCCGCGGGTCGTGCTGCCTGGGGCGCTGAACTTCCTGGGTTTAGGTGCCATCGAGACCATCGACGCTACCTATCTGGCCCGCCCGCATTATCGCCATTCGGGGTATTTCACCCATGTCAAGTTGACCCAGCCCGAGATGGAGCATCAAGCGCTGGCCTTGGCAAACGCGCTCAATCAAGCAACCGGGCCGACCTGTGTTCTGGTTCCCATGGGCGGATTCAGCCATGAAGACCGCCCTGGTGGTGCGATCGAGGATCTGGCTTTGCGCGAGATTACCGCTGACACTCTGCAAAGCAATGGTCGTGCGTTCGACGTGGAACGCCTGCCCTATCATATCAATGCCCCTGAGACGGCCCGCTCCGCCGTGGATGCCCTGTTACAAAGGATGCCTGATGTCTGA
- a CDS encoding ABC transporter ATP-binding protein, whose translation MPRIRLEGLVKRYGAVEVLHGINLDMAEHEFTVLVGPSGCGKSTTLRMIAGLEDVSEGEVWMGDRAISRLDPKDRDIAMVFQDYALYPHMNVAKNMSFSLRLQKRPTAEIDRKVRDVADMLGLSPFLNRKPGELSGGQRQRVAMGRALCRDASTFLFDEPLSNLDAKLRGQMRAELALMRQAVQKNMIYVTHDQIEAMTLADRIVVMHGGHIQQQGTPSELFRRPANKFVAGFLGAPPMNFLEAELAQSDDALFAQGRDFSLRLPDDLAARASRLAHSKVTLGLRPSDLEFAADAPDGGGLNLNVIVSEYVGAQSVLICTCGDARVTVEIKSETPIALGETLRFAVRPEGLHLFDPASEEAI comes from the coding sequence ATGCCGCGTATTCGTCTTGAAGGTCTTGTCAAACGCTATGGCGCGGTTGAAGTGCTGCACGGCATCAACCTTGATATGGCCGAGCATGAATTCACCGTGCTTGTGGGGCCGTCCGGCTGTGGCAAGTCCACGACATTGCGGATGATCGCGGGGTTGGAGGATGTCTCGGAAGGCGAAGTCTGGATGGGTGACCGGGCGATTTCACGGCTGGACCCCAAGGATCGCGACATCGCGATGGTGTTTCAGGACTATGCGCTTTACCCGCATATGAATGTTGCGAAAAATATGTCGTTTTCGCTTCGCTTACAGAAGCGCCCCACCGCTGAGATCGACCGCAAAGTGCGTGACGTTGCCGACATGCTTGGTCTGTCGCCGTTTCTGAACCGCAAGCCGGGTGAATTGTCGGGCGGACAGCGCCAGAGGGTCGCGATGGGGCGCGCACTGTGCCGCGATGCCAGCACGTTTTTGTTCGATGAACCGCTGTCCAATCTGGATGCGAAACTGCGCGGGCAGATGCGCGCGGAACTGGCGCTGATGCGCCAGGCCGTACAGAAGAATATGATCTATGTGACCCATGACCAGATCGAGGCGATGACGCTGGCTGATCGGATCGTGGTGATGCATGGTGGCCATATCCAGCAACAAGGCACACCGTCGGAACTGTTCCGCCGCCCCGCGAACAAGTTTGTCGCGGGCTTTCTGGGTGCGCCGCCGATGAATTTCCTGGAGGCGGAACTGGCGCAGTCGGATGACGCCTTGTTCGCGCAGGGCCGTGATTTTTCGCTGCGGCTGCCGGATGATCTGGCTGCGCGCGCCTCACGGTTGGCGCACAGCAAGGTCACGCTGGGCCTTCGCCCGTCCGATCTGGAATTTGCCGCCGACGCCCCCGATGGCGGGGGGCTGAACCTGAACGTGATCGTGTCGGAATATGTCGGCGCGCAATCCGTGTTGATCTGCACCTGTGGCGATGCGCGGGTGACGGTCGAAATCAAGTCGGAAACGCCGATCGCATTGGGCGAGACATTGCGTTTCGCTGTGCGCCCTGAAGGGCTGCACCTGTTCGATCCGGCAAGTGAAGAGGCCATCTGA
- a CDS encoding TIGR01459 family HAD-type hydrolase has protein sequence MVARIDSLLDIAPRFDAIVLDQWGVLHDGTTPYPGAIHALSELRQSGVRLAVLSNSGKRAEPNSCRIAGMGFSPDLFDLIMTSGEALWRDIHSDAVPERVFCPVEAAVGDARRWAEGLDIMLVDDPSHAQAMLLMGLPDQVSPRAATLMQDALRRGLPVYCTNPDRASPRAGGVTVASPGALAHDYAQAGGRVIFYGKPHRLVFAAVALALDVAPARLLMVGDSFEHDIDGAASAGWSTAFVEGGLHAAAFADPADPLQTVQALCSTQGCSLPNFTLPTLR, from the coding sequence GTGGTAGCGCGGATCGACTCCCTGCTGGATATCGCGCCTCGGTTTGATGCCATCGTGTTGGATCAGTGGGGCGTGCTGCATGATGGCACCACGCCCTATCCCGGTGCGATCCATGCACTGTCGGAGTTGCGTCAGTCTGGCGTGCGGCTTGCAGTCTTGTCGAATTCCGGCAAACGCGCAGAACCGAACAGCTGTCGGATTGCCGGCATGGGTTTCTCGCCAGACTTGTTCGATCTGATCATGACCTCGGGCGAGGCGCTGTGGCGCGATATTCACAGCGATGCCGTGCCCGAACGGGTGTTCTGCCCGGTAGAAGCGGCAGTTGGCGACGCGCGACGCTGGGCCGAAGGGTTGGATATCATGCTGGTCGATGACCCTTCCCACGCTCAGGCCATGCTGTTGATGGGACTGCCTGATCAGGTAAGCCCGCGCGCCGCAACCTTGATGCAAGACGCGCTAAGGCGAGGGCTCCCGGTCTATTGCACCAATCCCGACCGCGCGTCGCCGCGTGCAGGCGGGGTGACGGTCGCCTCTCCGGGCGCACTGGCGCATGATTATGCGCAGGCTGGAGGGCGGGTTATCTTCTACGGCAAGCCACATCGGCTGGTCTTTGCCGCCGTCGCATTGGCGCTGGATGTTGCGCCCGCTCGCCTGTTGATGGTGGGTGACAGCTTTGAACATGACATTGATGGCGCGGCATCTGCAGGATGGTCCACGGCTTTTGTCGAGGGCGGACTGCACGCTGCGGCCTTCGCCGATCCGGCTGATCCACTCCAGACGGTTCAGGCGCTGTGCAGCACGCAGGGCTGCTCTTTGCCCAATTTCACGCTTCCAACCCTGAGGTGA
- a CDS encoding extracellular solute-binding protein — translation MLTTLRNSTIIATLALGTAALAQDGPYAPYAGTTLVVNFPSHPHYNAVMEVLPEFTAQTGINVEVDMLPYLDMRERQTLELTLNEGAYDLIAYVVFSKADYVYADQLENLAKYFMNPRLADPNFDAKDIIDGYLQNIGVAGGEKGYLPGPTGSLFGLPFGSETSVLFYRSDIFEKHGLSVPDTYDELLELACSIPELEPGMGGVASRAASGHQAAHAFLLHLAPLGGRVFDDAWQPRINDAQGVAAAEALKRIVDCGPEGSSAFGPAEAANAFSQGQAAMFLDTIAYAPNLEDSSRSAVAGNVGYAMHPMGVTRASQTGGFGLGIPANAENKEAAFLLMQWLTSKEGDLAVAMAGGNPSRFSTYANEELNAQYPWSATFGAALEYADPDWRPIIPAWGRINADIGTTLSQVLTQGVDIQEALDGIAARTQTLMEEQGYYIWD, via the coding sequence ATGCTGACTACTCTGAGAAACAGCACCATCATCGCCACATTGGCGTTGGGGACGGCTGCACTGGCACAGGATGGGCCTTATGCGCCCTATGCGGGCACGACGCTGGTCGTGAACTTCCCTTCACATCCCCATTACAATGCGGTGATGGAGGTGTTGCCGGAATTCACCGCGCAGACCGGCATCAATGTCGAAGTGGACATGCTGCCCTATCTGGACATGCGCGAGCGTCAGACGCTGGAATTGACCTTGAATGAGGGGGCGTATGACCTGATCGCCTATGTTGTGTTTTCCAAGGCTGATTACGTCTATGCTGACCAGTTGGAAAATTTGGCGAAATATTTCATGAACCCACGCTTGGCAGATCCCAATTTCGACGCAAAGGACATAATCGACGGCTATCTGCAAAATATAGGTGTTGCCGGGGGCGAGAAGGGTTATCTGCCGGGACCGACCGGATCGCTGTTCGGGCTGCCGTTCGGGTCTGAAACCTCGGTTCTGTTCTACCGCAGCGACATCTTCGAAAAGCATGGGCTGAGCGTACCGGACACCTATGATGAGCTGCTGGAACTGGCCTGCAGCATCCCGGAACTGGAACCGGGTATGGGTGGTGTCGCCAGCCGCGCAGCATCCGGCCATCAGGCAGCGCATGCGTTCCTTCTGCACCTTGCCCCACTGGGTGGGCGCGTGTTCGATGACGCGTGGCAGCCGCGCATAAACGACGCGCAGGGTGTGGCAGCAGCTGAGGCACTGAAACGGATCGTGGATTGTGGCCCCGAGGGCTCGTCCGCCTTTGGCCCAGCTGAAGCGGCCAACGCCTTTTCGCAGGGGCAGGCGGCAATGTTCCTCGACACCATCGCCTACGCACCAAATTTGGAAGATTCGAGCCGGTCAGCGGTTGCGGGTAATGTCGGCTATGCGATGCACCCGATGGGTGTAACCCGCGCCAGCCAAACGGGTGGTTTCGGTCTGGGCATCCCCGCCAATGCCGAAAACAAGGAAGCAGCGTTCCTGCTGATGCAGTGGCTGACCTCGAAAGAAGGCGATCTGGCAGTGGCCATGGCGGGCGGCAACCCGTCGCGGTTCTCAACCTATGCCAATGAAGAGCTGAACGCGCAATATCCATGGTCGGCCACCTTTGGCGCGGCGCTGGAATATGCTGATCCTGACTGGCGTCCGATCATTCCAGCATGGGGCCGTATCAATGCCGATATTGGCACGACCCTCAGCCAGGTTCTAACTCAAGGCGTTGATATTCAGGAAGCACTGGACGGGATCGCAGCCCGTACCCAGACGCTGATGGAAGAACAGGGCTATTACATCTGGGACTGA
- a CDS encoding GntR family transcriptional regulator, translating to MDDKTQARSSMVQRIEAALMDDIAVGALAPGERLDEVTLTERFGVSRTPVREALGRLTAQGILVPGEKRGVRVASYTREELSQIFETMHEIEAACARMAAQRLTLLVRGEIRAAQDRCVAAAQKGDLQAYMRANEAFHMAIYRATGNTYMAELASDFRRRTGPFRAKKFATKADLVASAENHEALIAGIFSEDSKAAVDGMREHMTASFLQTLALN from the coding sequence ATGGACGACAAGACACAGGCACGCAGTTCGATGGTCCAGCGCATCGAGGCGGCCTTGATGGATGACATCGCCGTAGGCGCCCTTGCTCCGGGCGAACGGCTGGACGAAGTGACATTGACCGAACGATTCGGCGTATCCCGAACGCCCGTGCGCGAAGCCTTGGGGCGGCTGACCGCGCAGGGCATTCTAGTTCCAGGCGAAAAGCGCGGCGTCCGGGTAGCAAGTTACACCCGCGAAGAGTTATCGCAAATCTTTGAAACCATGCATGAAATCGAAGCCGCCTGCGCCCGGATGGCCGCCCAACGCCTGACGCTGCTGGTGCGTGGTGAAATTCGGGCAGCGCAGGACAGATGCGTGGCTGCCGCCCAGAAAGGCGATCTGCAAGCCTATATGCGTGCGAACGAAGCCTTTCACATGGCCATCTACCGCGCCACCGGAAACACCTACATGGCCGAACTCGCATCAGATTTCCGGCGGCGGACCGGGCCATTTCGGGCCAAGAAATTCGCCACCAAGGCCGATCTGGTCGCCTCTGCCGAAAACCACGAAGCGCTGATCGCAGGCATTTTTTCCGAGGATTCAAAGGCCGCAGTCGACGGGATGCGCGAACATATGACCGCAAGCTTCCTTCAAACCCTTGCATTGAACTGA
- a CDS encoding carbohydrate ABC transporter permease, producing the protein MNRFSANRLTPYLFMAPAALVMLLALFYPIAYMIWGSFRSWDPSQSITETDFVGLANYMKLLADPAFHESFWVTLVFAFSVVSVEMVLGVGLALLLDRKIRGMSLLRTLFILPMMIAPVVVGLVWRYMFHQTYGTFNRMLDAVGLPRVDWLGQNPLLSVIIADIWQWTPFIFILSLAALQSLPRSALEAARIDGATPLQQIWHVKLPLMAPVLIVTLLLRLIDAFKVLEVILVLTGGGPGLQTEILALRIARTAREFRELGEAAAMSNMLLMLLMVLTLGMFAFTRWQEARARRLRFTNQEES; encoded by the coding sequence GTGAACCGATTTTCAGCCAATCGCCTGACACCATACCTATTCATGGCCCCGGCGGCCTTGGTCATGCTGCTCGCGCTATTTTATCCCATCGCCTATATGATCTGGGGCAGCTTCCGCTCTTGGGACCCAAGTCAGAGCATCACAGAAACCGACTTTGTGGGGCTGGCAAATTATATGAAGCTGCTGGCGGACCCTGCCTTTCATGAAAGCTTCTGGGTTACACTGGTCTTTGCTTTCAGTGTGGTCAGCGTCGAGATGGTTCTGGGAGTCGGCCTTGCCCTTCTGCTAGACCGCAAAATTCGGGGCATGTCTTTGCTCCGGACACTGTTCATCTTGCCCATGATGATCGCGCCCGTCGTGGTCGGTCTGGTCTGGCGTTACATGTTCCACCAGACCTACGGCACGTTCAACCGGATGCTGGACGCGGTCGGCCTGCCACGGGTAGACTGGCTGGGCCAGAATCCGCTCTTGTCAGTCATCATTGCCGATATCTGGCAATGGACACCGTTCATCTTCATCCTGTCACTTGCAGCGCTGCAATCACTGCCCCGTTCCGCGCTGGAAGCGGCGCGGATTGACGGCGCGACACCCCTGCAACAGATCTGGCATGTGAAGCTGCCGCTGATGGCCCCTGTTCTGATCGTGACGTTACTGCTGCGGCTGATCGACGCCTTCAAGGTTCTGGAGGTGATCCTCGTGCTGACCGGCGGCGGGCCGGGCTTGCAGACCGAAATCCTGGCGCTGCGCATTGCCCGCACGGCTCGCGAATTCCGCGAACTGGGCGAAGCGGCAGCTATGTCCAACATGCTGTTAATGCTGTTGATGGTGCTGACATTAGGCATGTTCGCCTTTACCCGCTGGCAGGAAGCCCGCGCCCGCCGCTTGCGATTCACCAATCAGGAAGAGAGCTGA
- a CDS encoding FGGY-family carbohydrate kinase, producing MTALALGIDLGTSGVRSAVLDATGAVLAQARADYGPAPDDYRDPECWWAATVTCLGAQMTELARTGYKASDITRIGVDGTSGSLVLTDAALAPVTRALMYSDSGFSDQAEQIAAHCPRAHVANGAGSALARALALVGEDPDQKAAHLLHQADFIAARMMGQGGMTDYNNALKTGLDPATGAWPDWMGCLRLPTHLLPLAHPPGAPLASISTDTAERFGLSRMAMVHAGTTDSIAAFLACADQTPGAAVTSLGTTLAVKLFSHKRIDAPEMGMYAHRIGGGWLIGGASNSGGGVLKAHFSAEELQTLSGQIDPETQTALDYYPLLRPGERFPVNDANLRPRLDPRPSNEADFLHGMLEGIARIEKRAYEVMAGMGASYPTCVSTAGGGAMNRTWTRIRTRVLGVRVYAAETPEASVGTARLVQSFRY from the coding sequence ATGACGGCGCTGGCCCTGGGGATTGATCTGGGCACATCCGGTGTCCGTTCTGCTGTGCTGGACGCGACGGGAGCGGTTCTGGCCCAAGCGCGCGCCGATTATGGCCCTGCACCAGACGATTACCGTGACCCAGAATGCTGGTGGGCCGCGACTGTCACCTGCCTGGGCGCTCAGATGACGGAATTGGCGCGCACGGGGTACAAGGCTTCAGATATCACACGCATAGGCGTCGATGGCACGTCTGGCAGTCTGGTTCTGACCGACGCCGCGCTGGCCCCCGTCACCCGCGCGCTGATGTATAGTGACAGCGGCTTCAGTGATCAGGCTGAACAGATCGCGGCTCACTGCCCCCGCGCGCATGTCGCCAACGGTGCAGGGTCTGCCCTTGCGCGCGCCCTCGCTCTGGTTGGTGAAGATCCGGACCAAAAAGCCGCGCATCTGCTGCATCAGGCCGATTTCATTGCCGCGCGGATGATGGGCCAGGGCGGGATGACCGACTACAATAATGCGCTGAAAACCGGACTGGACCCTGCGACCGGGGCATGGCCCGATTGGATGGGCTGCCTGCGGCTTCCAACTCATCTCTTGCCGTTGGCGCACCCCCCCGGCGCGCCACTTGCTTCGATCAGTACAGACACGGCTGAGCGCTTCGGTCTGTCGCGCATGGCGATGGTACATGCAGGAACCACTGACAGCATCGCTGCGTTCCTGGCCTGTGCTGACCAGACACCCGGCGCCGCTGTCACATCGCTGGGCACAACGCTGGCGGTGAAGCTGTTTTCGCACAAGCGCATCGATGCACCAGAAATGGGAATGTATGCGCACCGGATTGGGGGTGGATGGCTCATTGGTGGGGCATCGAATTCCGGTGGTGGTGTTCTGAAAGCCCATTTCTCAGCGGAAGAACTTCAGACTTTATCGGGCCAGATTGATCCTGAAACTCAAACTGCCCTTGATTATTATCCCTTGCTCAGACCCGGCGAACGGTTCCCGGTAAATGATGCGAATCTTCGCCCACGCCTTGATCCGCGTCCTTCAAACGAGGCTGATTTCCTTCATGGCATGCTGGAGGGGATCGCTCGGATCGAAAAGCGCGCCTATGAGGTTATGGCGGGGATGGGCGCGAGCTATCCAACCTGCGTGTCGACTGCGGGCGGTGGTGCCATGAACCGGACCTGGACAAGGATCCGCACGCGTGTTCTGGGTGTTCGGGTTTATGCTGCGGAAACACCCGAAGCATCTGTTGGCACAGCACGTCTCGTCCAATCGTTTCGCTATTGA
- a CDS encoding type II toxin-antitoxin system RelE family toxin translates to MKSLKGREGKRLRVGDWRVIMDDQGNVLAVLDIGPRGGIYD, encoded by the coding sequence GTGAAATCCCTGAAAGGCCGAGAGGGGAAAAGACTGCGTGTCGGGGATTGGCGGGTGATCATGGACGATCAGGGCAATGTCCTGGCCGTGCTGGACATCGGCCCTCGGGGCGGCATCTATGACTGA
- a CDS encoding class II aldolase/adducin family protein, translating into MKTPTDFDVFRTLSAQLGQNRLRVQGPGGNTSLKDGSVMWIKASGTELAQAEEADIFLAVDRAAALAEAHGKSGDGSCKATVLDPSCTLRPSIETTFHAALDWPVVAHTHSIATLAHAVSPEGLDAARDKLSGLPCVCVPYAKPGLPLTREILARIDPRTQVIILANHGLVVCGADVQATSDLMEDVEARLALPAHDTAHKPDSTPPTGFDWADESWIARDATALRLVTGGSYYPDHVVFLGPALPRSDHAGNPPAIVIEGEGVALRDGATPSQKAMLRCLSDLMARLPDDWTPQPIGTAAEAELLNWDAEKYRQALAARA; encoded by the coding sequence ATGAAAACCCCAACCGATTTCGATGTTTTCCGCACCCTCTCTGCCCAGCTTGGCCAGAACCGGCTGCGGGTTCAGGGACCCGGCGGGAACACTTCGCTGAAAGACGGAAGTGTGATGTGGATCAAGGCCTCGGGCACCGAACTGGCGCAGGCAGAGGAAGCGGATATTTTCCTTGCCGTAGACCGTGCCGCAGCTTTGGCAGAGGCTCATGGCAAAAGTGGGGACGGGTCGTGCAAGGCGACTGTGCTGGACCCGTCATGCACGCTACGCCCGTCCATCGAGACCACATTTCACGCAGCTCTTGACTGGCCTGTGGTGGCGCATACCCATTCCATCGCCACGCTGGCCCATGCCGTCAGTCCAGAGGGGCTGGATGCTGCACGCGACAAACTTTCGGGTCTGCCCTGTGTCTGCGTGCCCTATGCCAAGCCGGGCCTGCCGCTGACGCGCGAAATCCTCGCGCGGATTGATCCGCGCACGCAGGTCATCATCCTGGCCAATCACGGGCTGGTGGTCTGCGGGGCCGATGTTCAGGCCACGTCCGACCTGATGGAGGACGTCGAAGCGCGCCTTGCCCTGCCTGCGCACGATACCGCCCATAAACCGGACAGCACTCCCCCGACCGGGTTCGACTGGGCCGATGAAAGCTGGATCGCCCGTGATGCAACGGCCCTTCGGCTGGTCACGGGCGGCTCATACTACCCCGATCACGTCGTTTTCCTTGGCCCTGCACTGCCCCGGTCCGACCATGCAGGCAACCCGCCCGCCATCGTGATCGAGGGCGAGGGCGTGGCCTTGCGCGACGGGGCGACCCCATCCCAAAAGGCCATGCTGCGCTGCCTGTCCGACCTGATGGCCCGCCTGCCCGACGACTGGACGCCCCAGCCCATCGGGACCGCGGCCGAGGCCGAATTGCTGAACTGGGACGCCGAGAAATACCGTCAGGCGCTGGCGGCGCGGGCATGA
- a CDS encoding N-acyl homoserine lactonase family protein: MGVQETKIYPINTGWLEADLGTYIFWKGPAGRKYWNPVYCHYVDTGTHKILIDTGLCDSERASKYHHKCDKRGCLQVHEHLQQKLGVHPDEIDAIVFTHLHWDHVQNMKEFKNARYIAPKAEIEMAFNPLPLYYRTYESGYLGIEPAYTGCVFEAVADECEVLPGITMFHTPGHSVGHMGVTVATAMGDIVIAGDAIFVERNLEPNPDEGWRYWVPARFVNSYEGWKSVEEIDKRADYVLPCHDYEANARSDVFPYDGMPLRKRRQHIPGFKFYFGDMPPGTAAKAAPAMKPDEVEAYLAGLKHPKDMAEN; encoded by the coding sequence ATGGGCGTGCAGGAAACAAAAATTTATCCGATCAACACAGGTTGGCTCGAAGCCGATCTGGGAACCTATATCTTCTGGAAAGGCCCCGCGGGCAGGAAATACTGGAACCCGGTCTATTGTCATTATGTCGATACCGGCACGCACAAGATCCTGATCGACACTGGCCTGTGCGATTCGGAACGCGCATCGAAATACCACCACAAATGCGACAAGCGCGGCTGCCTGCAGGTGCATGAACATCTGCAGCAGAAACTGGGCGTGCATCCCGATGAAATCGACGCCATCGTCTTCACCCATCTGCACTGGGATCACGTGCAGAACATGAAGGAGTTCAAGAACGCCCGTTACATCGCGCCCAAGGCAGAAATCGAAATGGCGTTCAACCCGCTGCCGCTGTATTATCGCACCTATGAATCCGGCTATCTGGGGATCGAGCCCGCCTATACCGGCTGCGTGTTCGAAGCCGTGGCGGATGAATGCGAAGTCCTGCCCGGCATCACCATGTTCCACACACCGGGCCATTCAGTCGGCCATATGGGCGTAACGGTCGCCACGGCAATGGGCGATATCGTCATTGCAGGCGATGCGATCTTCGTGGAGCGCAATCTGGAACCCAACCCCGATGAAGGCTGGCGATACTGGGTTCCCGCGCGATTCGTGAACAGTTACGAAGGCTGGAAATCGGTCGAGGAGATCGACAAGCGCGCCGATTACGTCCTGCCTTGCCATGACTACGAGGCGAATGCGCGTTCGGACGTTTTCCCCTATGACGGAATGCCCCTGCGCAAGCGGCGGCAGCATATTCCAGGGTTCAAATTCTATTTCGGCGACATGCCACCCGGCACGGCCGCAAAAGCCGCCCCAGCGATGAAACCTGACGAGGTCGAGGCCTATCTTGCGGGTCTGAAGCACCCGAAGGACATGGCGGAGAATTAA
- a CDS encoding carbohydrate ABC transporter permease encodes MSNTTYERQNPAFYVLIAMLIFMSIGPVGILLINSLKLDVNITSGAGGLLFMPTIRNYETALCDLLWYQPDHLRFCRIRFGGAFINSLIIALISTALTLVMGTMAAYALVRFRFMGRDTMSLSTLAVRMIPPAVLLVPVFGLWNNTFCIGRTTMLGEFIRDTFGGRGDICLAGTHSGIILIYVAMNLPFVIWILQSFIVQVPYSLEEAARVDGAGPFQTFFMVVLPLIKPGLAAAAIFTFRIAWNEYLLASALADRNTMTVPILIVNNASEFDGLGTIFATGMLLAIPPILFTLFASRQIITGMTAGAVKG; translated from the coding sequence ATGTCGAATACAACCTATGAGCGGCAAAACCCGGCCTTCTATGTTCTGATCGCGATGCTGATCTTCATGTCCATAGGACCGGTCGGCATCCTCCTGATCAATTCCCTTAAACTGGATGTGAATATCACCAGCGGGGCGGGTGGCCTGCTGTTCATGCCGACGATCCGAAATTATGAAACCGCGCTTTGCGATCTGCTGTGGTATCAGCCCGATCACCTGCGCTTCTGCCGCATCCGTTTTGGCGGAGCCTTCATCAACTCGCTGATCATTGCGCTGATCTCGACTGCGCTCACATTGGTCATGGGAACAATGGCGGCCTACGCGTTGGTGCGATTCCGCTTCATGGGCAGGGATACCATGTCGTTGTCCACCCTTGCCGTGCGGATGATCCCGCCTGCTGTGCTGCTGGTTCCCGTGTTCGGGCTGTGGAACAACACGTTCTGTATCGGGCGCACGACCATGCTGGGCGAATTTATTCGCGACACCTTTGGTGGGCGTGGGGATATTTGCCTTGCGGGCACGCATTCCGGTATCATCCTGATTTATGTCGCGATGAACCTGCCATTTGTCATCTGGATTCTGCAAAGCTTCATCGTGCAGGTCCCCTACTCATTGGAAGAGGCGGCGCGCGTCGATGGCGCGGGGCCGTTCCAGACCTTCTTCATGGTGGTGCTGCCGCTGATCAAGCCGGGGCTGGCGGCGGCCGCGATCTTTACTTTCCGGATTGCATGGAACGAATATCTGCTGGCGTCGGCGCTGGCCGATCGCAATACGATGACCGTGCCCATCCTGATCGTAAACAATGCCAGCGAATTCGACGGGTTGGGGACGATATTCGCGACCGGAATGTTGCTGGCCATTCCGCCGATCCTGTTCACGCTGTTCGCATCGCGCCAGATCATCACCGGCATGACGGCAGGCGCGGTCAAGGGATAA